Within the Pelagovum pacificum genome, the region CGCGACCGCGATCGACTTGATCAGGCGGACCACCCAGAAACCAAGCCACCTCAGTGACTTGCAGGGTATTCACCAAATCGGCGCAGTCATGAGGTCCAGAGAATATCGGCCCGGAGAGACCGCTTCCGGGCCACCGCGCACCGGGGCCAGTGCTCAGCCCCTCGCGCATAACCCTCGAAAACAACGGAAAAATCCGGCCGCCGCCGGATCGGGAGAACGCTTTCGCGCGGGCAAGTGGCGGAGAGGAAGGGATTCGAACCCTCGAGACGGTTTCCCGCCTACACACTTTCCAGGCGTGCGCCTTCGACCACTCGGCCACCTCTCCGCCGGCGTCTCTAGCGGAAGGTGTGGACCGAGTGCAAGAGGCCGAAGACGCTTTTCACCGGGCTTTTGCCCGAGGTCACCGCCGAGGCACCGCACAGGCAATGCGCGGGCGCCGTCGGGCCGCCACAGGGGGCGGCCAACGACAACGCGCCCGTCACTGCAGGTAGGAGATGTCCTCGGCGAAGTACTGGTAGCTGTCGGCGTTGTCGATCAGCACCTCCAGATCGACGAGAGCACGCTCCGAGCAGGCGCTGCGGGAATAGCAGATGTCTTCCGTCCGGGCGACGACGTCGAAGTGGCTCATCTCGTGGATGATCGTGCCTTCGCGGCTGCCGTTCTCCATCTCGATGGAGCCGGAGGGGAAGGCATACATCCGCGGCATCTCGAAGAAGGACGGACAGAGGTTGATGGCGAAGTGATCGTGCGTCCAGACGTTGGCGTACATCTCGCTGTCGCAATCCTCCTCGCCGATGTTGGCGCAGACGATCTTGATCTCGTTCTCGTTGATCGCGGTGTAGATCGACTTGAAGCTCGCCCGGACGGAGGCCGCGTTGTTCTTCGAGTAGGGGCCGAACCAGCGGCGGTACTCGGGGGTATCGCCGATCGAGACAGCGGCGCGCAGGGCGATCTTCTCGGCCCCGACGAGCGCTTCCTCGACGAGCGCGATCTCCCCCTTCTCGCAGCGTTCGAAGTCGTGGGCCAGCGCAGGCGCGGCTATGGTCATGAGGATGACCGCAAGGAGAATACGAAACATCCCTGCCCTCCGTTGAGACGTAACTGAGCTGACTATGCGTCAGCCCGGTCAGTCGAGCAACAGGGAGACCCGGCGGTTCTGCTTGCCCTTCTTCTCGATCTTCCCGAGGCGCACGGTGCCGATTTCGGACGTCCAGGCGACATGCGTGCCACCGCAGGGCTGGAGATCGGCGGTATTCTCACCGTCGCCGATCCGAACGAGGCGAATGCGCCCTGCCCCGCGTGGCGGGCTGACCGACATGGTCTTCACAAGGTCCGGCTGCGCGTCGAGTTCTTCTTCCGTGATCCATTCCTCGCTCACCGGGAAGTCGCAGGCGATCATGCGGTTGAGGGTATCCTCGATCTCTTCCTTGTTGTCGGGGGCTTCGGGCATGTCGAAGTCGAGCCGCCCCTTCTCAGCCCCGATGGAGCCGCCGGTGACGGGGCGCGGGATGACGACGGACAGGAGGTGGAGCGCGGTGTGCATCCGCATGTGGCGGTGCCGCCGCTCCCAGTAGAGGACCTGGGTGACCTTCGCGCCCTCGGGCGGCAGCGCGGCGGGCTCCGCGGGGATCAGGACGATGTCGTCGCCCTCCCCCTTGACCGCGGTCGCGATGTCGATTGTGCCGCCGTCCCATTCCAGCCGGCCGCTGTCGCCGGGCTGGCCGCCGCCGGTCGCGTAGAACAGGCTGCGGTCGAGGATCAGGCCCCCTTCGCTGGTGTGGCCGGTAACGTGGGCCTCCGCCTCGCGCAGGTAGGCATCGGCGCGGAACAGCATCTCGGTCATATGTCTTCCCCCTTCACGACGTCGGGCTGATCGCCCTTCAACGTGTCCTCCCAATTGTCGTGCGGCCCCTGCGTGGAGCGCGCGTCGGACCCCGCGCCGTCCTTGCTGCGCACCCAGATGTCGCGCTGCGGGAACGGGATCTCGATCCCCTCCTCGGCGAAACGGCGCGCGATGGCGTGGTTCATCTCGGTCTGAACCGACAGGATCCAGTTCACGTCGCGCAGGATGGCACGGATCTCGAAGTCGAGCGAACTGTCCCCGAACCCCTTGAAGAAGACGTACGGCTCCGGATTGTGCAGCACCATCGGATGCTGCCGCGCGATGGAGAGCAGCACGTCGGAGACCATCTCGGTATCGGTGCCGTAGGCCACCCCGACGGGGACGATGATCCGCCCGACGTTGTTGCCGCGCGTCCAGTTGGTCACGACGTTGGAGACGAGGTCGGCGTTCGGCACGATGACGTCGGTGCGGTCGAAGGTCTCGATCCGGGTGGACCGGACGGAGATGTCGCGGACGTAGCCCATCTGGTCGCCGACCTGGATCCAGTCGCCCTCGCCGATCGGGCGTTCGACGAGCAGGATGATCCCGGAGATGAAGTTCGACACGATATTCTGCAGGCCGAAGCCGATACCGACCGTCAGCGCGGAGGCGACGAGCGCGAAGTTCGACATGTCGATGCCCGCGCTCGTGATGGCGAAGATCGCGGCGATCATGATGCCGAGGTAGCCGATCCCGACCGCGACCGCGTTCTGGCCACCGACATCGAGCCGGGTCTTGGGCAGCACGGTCGCGCGCAGCGCGCCCTGCACGATCCGGGTCAGCACGTAGCCCCCGGCGAAGACCGCCGCGAAGATCAGCACGTTGCGCGGCGACAGCGTGGTGTCGCCGACGGTGAAGCCCTCGCGGAACCGGGTCCATGCCTCGGTCAGGTCGGCGACGCGGGCGCCCCAGATCAGGATGAGGATCGGCAGCGCGATCAGGGCGAGCGCCATCGCGACGAGGACCGGCAACAGGGCGTTCTCCGCCGTCTCCGAGTTGTTGGTGATCAGGATGTAGATGTCATAGACCAGCCGCTGAAGCAGCAGCACCACGCCGAACACACCCAGTGTCATCGCCATCGGACGGCCGAGTGCCTCCGCCGCCGCCTCGTAGCCAAGCGCAGCAAGCAGCGGCGTGGCCACCCCCGCCAGCGTGGCGATGCGGCCCACGGTGCTGATGATCCGGCCGCGATACTTCCGGCCCTCGTCCTCTTCCGTGTCGGAGATCGGCCGCGCGAGGATGCGGCCGAACTGGAACAGCGCGAAGCCGGTCAGTAGGTGCGCCGGGAACATCACGACCGCCGACGCCTCTGGCGAGCTGTCGATGGTTGAGAGCATGCTGCGCAGCACGGTCTCCAGCCCGATCGCCCAGCCGAGCAGGTTGGCGAGAAAGCGCGCCCGCATTCGGCCGAGCTCTCCGAACTCCAGCGGTCCGGCGCGCCCCTCTCCGTCGCTCGGGAAGTAATGCTCGCCCAGCCACCGGGTGAAGAGGATCAGGATGCCCGCGCCGAGGAGGTCGGGCAGCATGGCCTCTCCGTGGACCCCGACGAGGCCGGTCGCGATGATCCCGGTGAACAGCGCCAGAAGCCCGATGGAGGGCAAGATGAACTTGCCGGTCGACAGCAGGAAGGACAGCACCCCGTGCGATCGCCCGCCCCGTCGGTTCACCCGCGCGTTCAGCCGCCGCATCCAGAGCCGCCCGCGCATCAGCAGCACCGTTGCCACGACCACGAAGATCAGGATGGCCGGCAGGTTGTCGAAGAGCTCGCGCTGGCGGACTTCGTTGCTGATCGAGTTTTTGGTCTCCGACGCGAGAGTCGCGATACCGCGCTGCAAGGTGAGCACGCCATCGCCCCATGTCGTCGGGTTCAGCGGCATCGGCCCCCGCCCGGCGAGCGAGCGCGTCTGCCGCATCCGGATCAGCGCGTCGATTTCGCCGATCAGGCCGTTGGCCTGCACGTAGGTTTCGTTGGCGAGCCGCACCGGCGCCATCAGATCGTTCAGGCGCGACCGAAGCTCCGCCCGGCGCTCGGTGATCGCCTCCGGCTCGCTACCGCCCTCCTCGGGCGGCTCGCCGAGCGCCTCGATCTGCTGCTCGAGCGTGGCGATGCGGGCCGAGTTCTGGCCCTGCGCCTGCTCGAACCGGGTGCGATAGCCGGCGATCTCGTTGCGGAGTTGCTCGAACGCGAAGGTCGAGGCGCGCCGGTTGTCGATCGCAAGCTCTGCCCGCTCGACCACGCTCTCCCACGACAGAAGGTCGGGGACCTCTTCCCTGTTGACCGGAGAATCCACCTGCGCCAGCGCCGCCGGCCCGGCCAGGATGGCCAGCGCCAGCAGAAGCGCCGCGACCAGGCGGGAGGTCATGCGTCCTCGAACACGCCGGGGAGGTCGTCGGGCGTGCCGTCCATCCAGCCGGGCACGGGCAGGTCCTTGGACCGCAGGAACTCGGGGTTGAACAGCTTGGACTGGTAGCGCGTGCCGTAGTCGCAGAGGATCGTCACGATGGTGTGGCCCGGCCCCAGCTCCTTGGCGAGGCGCATCGCCCCCGCGATGTTGATGCCGGAAGAACCGCCAACGCAGAGCCCCTCGTCCTTCAGCAGGTCGAAGACGATCGGCAGGGCCTCCTCGTCGCTCACCTTGTAGCAGAAGTCGGGCATGAAGCCTTCGAGGTTCTTCGTGATACGGCCATTGCCGATCCCCTCGGTGATCGAGGTGCCGGACATATCGGCCTCGCCCGACTGGAGCAGCGACATAACCCCGGAGCCGCCCGGATCGGCGAGCGCGATCTTCACGCCCTTGGGCTGAAGCGCCATGCCGACGCCAGCCAGCGTGCCGCCGGTGCCGACGGCAGAGACGAAGCCGTCGACCTTGCCGCCGGTCTGCTCCCAGATCTCGGGGCCGGTGCCGTCGATGTGGGCATCGCGGTTGGCGGTGTTGTCGAACTGGTTCGCCCAGATGACGCCGTGCGTGCTGTCCTTGGCAAGCGTCTCGGCCAGCCGGCCGGAGTAGCGGACATAGTTGTTCGGGTTGCGGTAAGGCACGGCCGGCACCTGTACGAGCTGCGCGCCCGCGAGCCGGATCATGTCCTTCTTTTCCTGGCTCTGGGTCTCTGGGATCACGATGATGGTCTTGAAGCCCATCGACGCGCCCACGACAGCGAGCCCGATGCCGGTGTTGCCGGCGGTGCCCTCGACGATCGTGCCGCCGGGCAGCAGCTCACCGCGCTCGATGGCGTCGGTGATGATCGAGAGCGCGGCCCGGTCTTTCACGGACTGGCCGGGGTTCATGAATTCGCACTTGCCGAGGATCGTGCAGCCCGTCTCTTCCGAGGCGCGGCGCAACTTGATCAGCGGCGTGTTTCCCACGGCGGTGGCGAGGTCGGGTTTGAACTGCATCGTAGCCTCCTGATGCGCTGCTGGGACGGTTTAGGTTCGCACGCCGGCGAACTCAACCCGAGGCGCGCAACCGCTCGCGATGCCGTGCGAGCCAGAGCAGCATCATCACCAGCGGTCCGACGTTGATCTCACCGCTGTCGACAAGCGCCATCGCGCGGTCGAAGGACATCACGTGGCTCTTGATGTCCTCATGTTCCTCCTCCGCACCACCGAGCCTCTGGTCGGCCCCGGAGAGGTCGGCAAGCCCAAGAAAACAATGGAAATAGTCCGTGTTGTAGCCCGGCGATGAATAGACCGAGGAGATCGGCAGGACTTCGCGGATGCCGAGGCCCGCCTCCTCGATCGCCTCGCGGACGGCGCCCTCTTCCGGCGTTTCGCCCGCGTCGACCATTCCCGCGACTGGTTCCAGCACAAGGGGATGTGGATCACCGCGCATAAGCGGACCGAAGCGCAGCTGCTCGATCAGCAGCACCTGATCCGTCGCCGGATCGTAGGGCAGGATCAGAGTCGCATCGAACGACACGAAACATTCCCGGCCGAGCTCCGGGCTCAGCGCACCGTCGAACCGGCGATGTCGGAAGGTAAACCGCCGCATCCGAAAGAAGCCGTCGTAGCCCGTGGAGGTCGAAGTGATGTCGACCGGGTTGTCCGACCCGCGCACTTCGGTCGGCGCGGGTTTCACCAGTTCGGCCCGGATCCAGCCGCGCGCCTCGATACCGTGGTGCACCGCGATCATGTCCTCGACCGGCTGGCCGGCCTCGAACCGCTCCATGATCTCGACCGCCGATTCCACGGTGGCCGCCGCCCAGCGCGCCACCCAGGCGTCCAAATCCCACGGGTCGCCCGACAAGACGGACCGGTCACCCGGCATGTAGACCTCGGCCCGCACCGGACCGTCCCCCGTGCTGACCTCGACCTCCTTCACGGCGTAGAGCGTGCCGCCCTCGTAATAGTCGAGCCGTGCCCGCTCCTGCGGCGTGACGTCGAGCAGCAGGCCCGGCACGTCGCCCCCACCGGTGGCGAGGCCCGGATAGCGCTGCCCGTCGACGCCGCGCACTTCATGCCCGGCCAGCACACCGGACGGCAGCTCGCCCGGGTCACGGCCGAGCACATGCGTCAGCAGCGGGCGGTGCCGCAGCGTCCCATAAAGGAAGAGCGTCATGTCAGCGATAGGTCCGGCCCGCGATTTCCGTGACGATGCCGCCGATGATACCGACGCCGAGGATGGTGCCCCAGATCTCGTAGGTAGAGATGAAGGTCAGGTGGACGACCATCTTGTCGAACACATCTACCACCGCCGCCATCGGGCCGGGATAGAGCATGTTCAGGCTGTCGAGGATCATCTCGTAGAAGCTGAGCAGGAAAACCGCCCAGAGCAAAGTGATGACCGCACCCGTTAGTCCGACCCCCATCATCGCCGCAAAGCCGAGGCCGGCGCGGCTGCCGACGATCGACCAGCCGCAGAACAGGCCCACCACGGCGGTGAACTCGGCGAAGCGACCGGGATCGGCGTCCTCCGGCAGCATCGGTTCGATCAGGTACTCCGAGACGTACCACGCCAGCGCGGCGTAGAAGATGGCCGCCGCAAGGCGTGCGAACGTCGGCATGTCCTGTCCCTCCTGCTCTCGCGGAAGGCCGGGTCAGGCTGGCCGCTCCACGGTGATCTGCGTCACGTCGCAGTTGCTACTATGAAAGGTCGCCGCGCAAGAGGTGAGATAGACATTCCAGAGCCGCCGGAACCGCTCGTCGAAGCCGAGGCGGGCGATATCGTCCCACTTCTCGTTGAAGGTCTCGTGCCAGCGCCGCAGCGTGATGGAGTAGCTCTCGCCGAAGTCCATCTTCTTCGCCAGTTTCAGGCCGGCGTCCGCGATCTCTTCCTTCAGGCGCTTCGGAGCGGGCAGCATACCGCCCGGAAAGACGTACTTCTGGATAAAATCGACGCCCTTGCGGTAGCTCTCCCACCGCTCGTCGCGGACGGTGATGATCTGTAGCGTGGCATTGCGGCCGGGCTTCAGCCGATCGCGCAGCGTCTGGAAGTAGACGGGCCAGTATTGCTCGCCCACCGCCTCGAACATCTCGATGCTGGCGATACCGTCGTAAGAGCCCGTCTCGTCCCGGTAGTCCTGCAGTTTGAATTCGACCTGATCCTCGAGACCCGCCTTGCGGATCCGCTCGACGGCGAAATCGTACTGTTCCTTGCTGATGGTCAGTCCGGTGACCTTCAGGCCCCGCTCCTTCGCGGCGTATTCCGCGAAGCCGCCCCAGCCGCAGCCGATCTCGAGCACGTGGTCGCCGGGCTTCGCGCCCATCTGGTCGACCATCGCCGCATATTTCTGGCGCTGCGCCGTTTCGAGCGCCTCCTGCCCGCTTTCGAACAGCGCGGAGGAATAGGTCATGCTCTCATCGAGCCACAGGCTGTAGAACTCGTTGCCGAGGTCGTAGTGGGCCGAGATGTTCTTCTTCGCCTGCGTCTTGGTGTTGCGCTGCATCCAGAAGCGGAACCGCTCGTAGGCGCGCACGATCGATATCCCCGGAAAGCCGTCGAAGATCGCGTCGTTGTCGGCGTGGACGAAGTCGAAAAACGCCAGAAGGTCGGGCGTCGACCACGCCCCGTCCACGTAGCCCTCGCAGAAGCCGAGGTCGCCGTCCCGGATCAAACGGGCGAAGATGTCGGGATCATGAATGTGCGCTTCGGCCACCGGGCCGGGTTTCCGCCCCTCCGCACGGAACGTGCGCCCGTCGGGCAGGTGCAGGTCGATACGACCATGCTCCAGCTTCTGCGCGATATCGAACACCTGTGCGAAATATCGCGGAAGGTTCTTCTGCCCTTCGGTCGTCATCAGGATCATGTCTTTTCCCCGTCATCCCTAACCCCATGTGGAGTTTAGGTCGGCATCGTTAATTGTCACGCTATCGCAAGGCCATGGCTCAGAAATCCCGGTTCTGGTAGGCGTCGAGCGCACGCTCGCGGCCCTCCTTCACTCCGACCACGGGCTCCGGCTCGGGATCGTCGGGCGACATCCCCCAGCTCTTCGGGATGGCGTCGAAATAGGCCAGCGCGGTCTTGGGCGGAGAAGACTGGCCTTCCGCCACCCACGCCTTGCGGTAGTCGCCGTCCTTGTCGAACCGCTCCGCCTGCGTCTCGGGGTTGAAGACCCGGAAATAGGGCGTCGCATCGGGGCCGGAGCCCGCCGACCATTGCCAGCCCAGCGCGTTGTTCGCCGGGTCCCAGTCGATCAGGCAATCCTCGAACCATTCCTTGCCGATGCGCCAGTGACACATCAGGTGCTTGGTGAGGTAGGAAGCGACGATCATCCGGCCCCGGTTGTGCATCGTGCCTGTGACGAACATCTCGCGCATTGCCGCGTCGACGAAATCGATCCCGGTGCGACCTTGCTTCCAGGCCTTCACCTCGGCCTTGCGCTCGTCCTCGTTCCACGGGAAGGCGGACCATTCCTCGCGCCAGTTGTCCGAGGTCAGACGCGGCGTGTGGTGAACCAGATGGTACGCGAACTCGCGCCAGCAGAGCTCTTTCAGGAACGTCTCTGCCCCCTGCTTGCCCTCTTCCCGCGCCCGCACCCCGGCGTGCCAGCATGCGCGCGGAGAGATCTCTCCGTAGGTGAGGTTTTCCGACAGGCGCGACGTGCCCTCGACCGAGGGGACGTCGCGTGCCTCGCCGTAGTCGGCGACGCGGTTGGCGATGAAGGAGCCGAGCCGGTGCGACGCCGCGTCTTCGCCGACGCAGACGTAGGGTTCGACCACAGCGGCGCCGCGCTGCATGGCGGCGCCCATCTTCCAGTCTTCGAGCTTGTCCGATTTCGGCCAGCTGTCCGGCGCGGGAAGCTCCTTCGGTGCGGACAGGGTTGGGGCCACGTCGCGGCCACGCACAGCTTTCCAATAGGGCGTGTAGACCTTGTAGAACTCACCCTGCCCGGTCTCGACAGTCCAGGGTTCGAACATCAGGTGCCCCTCGAAGGACCGTGCGTCGATGCCGTCGTCCTTGAGGCCGGCCTTCACGCGCTCGTCCCTCTGGCGGGCGTCGGGATCGTAGAGCCGGGACCACCAGACCGCGCCGGCGCCCGTCTCCTTCACGAGCGCCCTCAGCTCCTCCAGCGCCTTGCCGCGCCGCAGGACAAGGCGAGAGCCTTTGTCCGACAGCGTCTCCGCAAACGCACCGACACCGAGGCCGAGCCGCCAGCGCGGTGCCGCGCCAGTCACCTCGACGACCTCGTCATGCAGGAAGACAGGGATGACCGGACGGCCACTCTTCACGGCCTCCGTCAGGCCGGGGTGATCGCCAAGCCGCAGGTCGCGGCGGAACCAGAATATGATGGGGGACGTGTCGCTCATGTCTCTCTTACGCTCGATGCCGGGTGCAGGATCAATCACCGCACCCCCTGCCCGGGTTCCGTGTTCCACCCAGCCAGAACGCAACGCGGCGCCCCCGGGATGAGGACGCCGCGCCGCAGTTTCGGATCATGTCGCCGGATCAGCGGGGCTCGGAGCGGAGCCCTTTCACGATCGAGTAGCACATGACGAGCAGGATGACCGCGAACAGCAGACCGGTGGAGATCACCATCGACTGCAGAGCCGCGAGCCCTCCGGCCAGCAGAAGGGCGATCGCAACGACGCCTTCGAACATGGCCCAGAAGATCCGCTGCGTGACCGGGGCGTCGACCTTGCCACCGGCGGTGATCGTGTCGATCACCAGCGACCCGGAGTCCGACGAGGTCACGAAGAACACCAGGACGAGGATGATCCCGATCAGCGAGGAGATCGCCGTCAGCGGCAGCGCGTCGAACACGCGGAACATCTGCACGTCGAGCACCGCATCGGCGGCGGCAGTGTAGCCGTCGTTGACGACCTGGCTGATCGCGGTGCCGCCGAAGACGGTCATCCAGAAGACCGACAGCAGCGTCGGGATAATCAGCACGCAGACGATGAATTCGCGCACGGTGCGACCCCGGCTGACGCGGGCGATGAACATGCCCACGAACGGTGACCAGGAAATCCACCAGGCCCAGTAGTAGCTGGTCCAGCCCTGTGTGAAGTTCACGTCCTCACGGCCGAACGGCATCGACAGCGCCGGCAGGTACTGCCCGTAGGCGCCGAGGTTCTCGAAGAAGCCGAGCAGCAGTGCCACGGTCGGGCCGGCCAGCAGCACGAAGACCAGCAGCAGCAGCGCGAGGCTGAGGTTGATCTCCGACAGCACCTTCACACCACCATCAAGGCCCCGGATGACCGAAATCAGCGCCATCGCGGTAATGATGCCGATCAGGATCACCTGCGAGGTGATGTTGGAGGGGATGCCGAACAGGTCCGACAGGCCGGCCGTCGCCTGCGCCGAGCCGAGCCCGAGCGAGGTGGCGAGCCCGAACAGCGTCGCGAAGACCGCGATCACGTCGATGACGTGGCCCCAGAAACCCCAGACCTTCTCGCCCAGGATCGGGTAGAACGCGGAGCGGATCGAGAGCGGCAGACCCTTGTTGTAGGAGAACAGCGCTAGCGCCAGCGCAACGACGGCGTAGATCGCCCAGGGGTGCAGGCCCCAGTGGAAGATCGTGCCGGCCATCGCCAGGCGCTCGGCGGCCGCGGCATCGCCCGCAGCCCCGCCGAGCGGAGCCCAGTCGGTGCGAAGGCCGTTTTCGCCCACCGTCGTGCCGCCCATCGCGGAGGAGAAATGCGTCAGCGGCTCGCCCACGCCGTAGAACATCAGGCCGATGCCCATGCCGGCGGCGAACAGCATCGAGAACCACCCGGCATAGCCGTAATCCGGGGTGGCTTCCTTCCCGCCGAGCCGGACGGAGCCAAGCGGCGTCAGGGCGATGACCAGCGCAAAGATGACGAAGATGTTGCCCGAGAGCAGGAAGAACCAGTCGAAGCCCTTCGTGACGAAGTCGAACATCCACGCAAAGGCCGCCGCCGCGGTGTCGGGGGCGAGGATGGCGAACAGGACGAACAGGACGATCGCGGCGCCCGAGACGACGAAGACCGGGTTGTGGATGTCGATCCCGAAGGGGCCGATCTTGGTCTCGATGTTGTCCTGTCCGATCTCGTAATCGGTGTCGA harbors:
- a CDS encoding M35 family metallo-endopeptidase; this translates as MFRILLAVILMTIAAPALAHDFERCEKGEIALVEEALVGAEKIALRAAVSIGDTPEYRRWFGPYSKNNAASVRASFKSIYTAINENEIKIVCANIGEEDCDSEMYANVWTHDHFAINLCPSFFEMPRMYAFPSGSIEMENGSREGTIIHEMSHFDVVARTEDICYSRSACSERALVDLEVLIDNADSYQYFAEDISYLQ
- a CDS encoding alanyl-tRNA editing protein, encoding MTEMLFRADAYLREAEAHVTGHTSEGGLILDRSLFYATGGGQPGDSGRLEWDGGTIDIATAVKGEGDDIVLIPAEPAALPPEGAKVTQVLYWERRHRHMRMHTALHLLSVVIPRPVTGGSIGAEKGRLDFDMPEAPDNKEEIEDTLNRMIACDFPVSEEWITEEELDAQPDLVKTMSVSPPRGAGRIRLVRIGDGENTADLQPCGGTHVAWTSEIGTVRLGKIEKKGKQNRRVSLLLD
- a CDS encoding DUF3772 domain-containing protein is translated as MTSRLVAALLLALAILAGPAALAQVDSPVNREEVPDLLSWESVVERAELAIDNRRASTFAFEQLRNEIAGYRTRFEQAQGQNSARIATLEQQIEALGEPPEEGGSEPEAITERRAELRSRLNDLMAPVRLANETYVQANGLIGEIDALIRMRQTRSLAGRGPMPLNPTTWGDGVLTLQRGIATLASETKNSISNEVRQRELFDNLPAILIFVVVATVLLMRGRLWMRRLNARVNRRGGRSHGVLSFLLSTGKFILPSIGLLALFTGIIATGLVGVHGEAMLPDLLGAGILILFTRWLGEHYFPSDGEGRAGPLEFGELGRMRARFLANLLGWAIGLETVLRSMLSTIDSSPEASAVVMFPAHLLTGFALFQFGRILARPISDTEEDEGRKYRGRIISTVGRIATLAGVATPLLAALGYEAAAEALGRPMAMTLGVFGVVLLLQRLVYDIYILITNNSETAENALLPVLVAMALALIALPILILIWGARVADLTEAWTRFREGFTVGDTTLSPRNVLIFAAVFAGGYVLTRIVQGALRATVLPKTRLDVGGQNAVAVGIGYLGIMIAAIFAITSAGIDMSNFALVASALTVGIGFGLQNIVSNFISGIILLVERPIGEGDWIQVGDQMGYVRDISVRSTRIETFDRTDVIVPNADLVSNVVTNWTRGNNVGRIIVPVGVAYGTDTEMVSDVLLSIARQHPMVLHNPEPYVFFKGFGDSSLDFEIRAILRDVNWILSVQTEMNHAIARRFAEEGIEIPFPQRDIWVRSKDGAGSDARSTQGPHDNWEDTLKGDQPDVVKGEDI
- a CDS encoding cysteine synthase A: MQFKPDLATAVGNTPLIKLRRASEETGCTILGKCEFMNPGQSVKDRAALSIITDAIERGELLPGGTIVEGTAGNTGIGLAVVGASMGFKTIIVIPETQSQEKKDMIRLAGAQLVQVPAVPYRNPNNYVRYSGRLAETLAKDSTHGVIWANQFDNTANRDAHIDGTGPEIWEQTGGKVDGFVSAVGTGGTLAGVGMALQPKGVKIALADPGGSGVMSLLQSGEADMSGTSITEGIGNGRITKNLEGFMPDFCYKVSDEEALPIVFDLLKDEGLCVGGSSGINIAGAMRLAKELGPGHTIVTILCDYGTRYQSKLFNPEFLRSKDLPVPGWMDGTPDDLPGVFEDA
- a CDS encoding gamma-glutamylcyclotransferase translates to MTLFLYGTLRHRPLLTHVLGRDPGELPSGVLAGHEVRGVDGQRYPGLATGGGDVPGLLLDVTPQERARLDYYEGGTLYAVKEVEVSTGDGPVRAEVYMPGDRSVLSGDPWDLDAWVARWAAATVESAVEIMERFEAGQPVEDMIAVHHGIEARGWIRAELVKPAPTEVRGSDNPVDITSTSTGYDGFFRMRRFTFRHRRFDGALSPELGRECFVSFDATLILPYDPATDQVLLIEQLRFGPLMRGDPHPLVLEPVAGMVDAGETPEEGAVREAIEEAGLGIREVLPISSVYSSPGYNTDYFHCFLGLADLSGADQRLGGAEEEHEDIKSHVMSFDRAMALVDSGEINVGPLVMMLLWLARHRERLRASG
- a CDS encoding TrgA family protein; amino-acid sequence: MPTFARLAAAIFYAALAWYVSEYLIEPMLPEDADPGRFAEFTAVVGLFCGWSIVGSRAGLGFAAMMGVGLTGAVITLLWAVFLLSFYEMILDSLNMLYPGPMAAVVDVFDKMVVHLTFISTYEIWGTILGVGIIGGIVTEIAGRTYR
- a CDS encoding SAM-dependent methyltransferase; translation: MILMTTEGQKNLPRYFAQVFDIAQKLEHGRIDLHLPDGRTFRAEGRKPGPVAEAHIHDPDIFARLIRDGDLGFCEGYVDGAWSTPDLLAFFDFVHADNDAIFDGFPGISIVRAYERFRFWMQRNTKTQAKKNISAHYDLGNEFYSLWLDESMTYSSALFESGQEALETAQRQKYAAMVDQMGAKPGDHVLEIGCGWGGFAEYAAKERGLKVTGLTISKEQYDFAVERIRKAGLEDQVEFKLQDYRDETGSYDGIASIEMFEAVGEQYWPVYFQTLRDRLKPGRNATLQIITVRDERWESYRKGVDFIQKYVFPGGMLPAPKRLKEEIADAGLKLAKKMDFGESYSITLRRWHETFNEKWDDIARLGFDERFRRLWNVYLTSCAATFHSSNCDVTQITVERPA
- a CDS encoding cryptochrome/photolyase family protein, whose translation is MSDTSPIIFWFRRDLRLGDHPGLTEAVKSGRPVIPVFLHDEVVEVTGAAPRWRLGLGVGAFAETLSDKGSRLVLRRGKALEELRALVKETGAGAVWWSRLYDPDARQRDERVKAGLKDDGIDARSFEGHLMFEPWTVETGQGEFYKVYTPYWKAVRGRDVAPTLSAPKELPAPDSWPKSDKLEDWKMGAAMQRGAAVVEPYVCVGEDAASHRLGSFIANRVADYGEARDVPSVEGTSRLSENLTYGEISPRACWHAGVRAREEGKQGAETFLKELCWREFAYHLVHHTPRLTSDNWREEWSAFPWNEDERKAEVKAWKQGRTGIDFVDAAMREMFVTGTMHNRGRMIVASYLTKHLMCHWRIGKEWFEDCLIDWDPANNALGWQWSAGSGPDATPYFRVFNPETQAERFDKDGDYRKAWVAEGQSSPPKTALAYFDAIPKSWGMSPDDPEPEPVVGVKEGRERALDAYQNRDF
- a CDS encoding BCCT family transporter produces the protein MTDEITDAVPPPEGAAGVIDTDYEIGQDNIETKIGPFGIDIHNPVFVVSGAAIVLFVLFAILAPDTAAAAFAWMFDFVTKGFDWFFLLSGNIFVIFALVIALTPLGSVRLGGKEATPDYGYAGWFSMLFAAGMGIGLMFYGVGEPLTHFSSAMGGTTVGENGLRTDWAPLGGAAGDAAAAERLAMAGTIFHWGLHPWAIYAVVALALALFSYNKGLPLSIRSAFYPILGEKVWGFWGHVIDVIAVFATLFGLATSLGLGSAQATAGLSDLFGIPSNITSQVILIGIITAMALISVIRGLDGGVKVLSEINLSLALLLLVFVLLAGPTVALLLGFFENLGAYGQYLPALSMPFGREDVNFTQGWTSYYWAWWISWSPFVGMFIARVSRGRTVREFIVCVLIIPTLLSVFWMTVFGGTAISQVVNDGYTAAADAVLDVQMFRVFDALPLTAISSLIGIILVLVFFVTSSDSGSLVIDTITAGGKVDAPVTQRIFWAMFEGVVAIALLLAGGLAALQSMVISTGLLFAVILLVMCYSIVKGLRSEPR